The following are encoded in a window of Ferribacterium limneticum genomic DNA:
- a CDS encoding cupin domain-containing protein → MLSGTFDQFKGQVLAEGFNEVLERSWPADAVLDFHTHPFAVKARVVRGEMWLTIGEETQHLRAGDDFALDRDVPHAERYGNAGATYWVARRS, encoded by the coding sequence TTCGATCAATTCAAGGGCCAGGTCCTCGCCGAAGGATTCAACGAGGTGCTTGAACGCAGTTGGCCGGCCGACGCCGTGCTCGATTTCCATACCCATCCGTTCGCCGTCAAGGCCCGCGTCGTGCGCGGCGAAATGTGGCTGACTATCGGCGAGGAGACGCAACACCTCAGAGCGGGCGACGACTTTGCACTGGACCGCGACGTGCCGCACGCCGAACGCTACGGCAACGCCGGCGCCACCTACTGGGTGGCCCGCCGGAGCTGA